The Halichoerus grypus chromosome 15, mHalGry1.hap1.1, whole genome shotgun sequence genome includes a window with the following:
- the MMP15 gene encoding matrix metalloproteinase-15 produces MGSDPSAPGRPGWVGRLLGGREAAARPRLLPLLLVLLGFLGRGAAAEDAEVNAENWLRLYGYLPQPSRHMSTMRSAQILASALAEMQRFYGIPVTGVLDEETKAWMKRPRCGVPDQFGVRVKANLRRRRKRYALTGRRWSSYQLTFSIQNYTEKLGWYHSLEAVRRAFRVWEQATPLVFQEVPYEDIRLRRQKEADIMVLFASGFHGDSSPFDGTGGFLAHAYFPGPGLGGDTHFDADEPWTFSSTDLHGNSLFLVAVHELGHALGLEHSSNPSAIMAPFYQWMDTDTFQLPEDDLRGIQQLYGTPDGQPQPTQPLPTVTPRRPGRPDHRPPRPPQAPPPGGKPERPPKPGPPAQPRATERPDQYGPNICDGDFDTVAMLRGEMFVFKGRWFWRVRHNRVLDNYPMPIGHFWRGLPSDISAAYERQDGRFVFFKGDRYWLFREANLEPGYPQPLTSYGLGIPYDHIDTAIWWEPTGHTFFFQEDRYWRFNEETQRGDPGYPKPISVWQGIPTSPKGAFLSNDAAYTYFYKGTKYWKFDNERLRMEPGYPKSILRDFMGCQEHVEPGPRWPDVARPPFNPDGGAEPGAGGDDEEGEEGREAGAGGGEGTGEDGGSRVVVQMEDVPRTGSVALVLVPPLLLLLSVLGLSYALVRMQRKGAPRALLYCKRSLQEWV; encoded by the exons ATGGGCAGCGACCCGAGCGCGCCCGGACGGCCCGGCTGGGTGGGCAGACTCCTCGGCGGCCGGGAGGCGGCGGCGCGGCCGCGACTGCTGCCGCTGCTCCTGGTGCTTCTGGGCTTCCTGGGCCGCGGCGCGGCGGCGGAGGACGCAGAAGTCAATGCCGAG AACTGGCTGAGGCTCTACGGCTACCTGCCCCAGCCGAGCCGTCACATGTCCACCATGCGCTCCGCCCAGATCCTGGCCTCAGCCCTGGCCGAGATGCAGCGCTTCTATGGGATTCCCGTCACGGGCGTGCTCGACGAAGAAACCAAGGC GTGGATGAAGCGACCCCGCTGCGGGGTGCCAGACCAGTTTGGGGTGCGTGTGAAAGCCAACCTGCGACGGCGGCGGAAACGCTATGCCCTCACGGGGAGGAGGTGGAGCAGCTACCAGCTGACCTTCAG CATCCAGAACTACACAGAGAAGCTGGGATGGTACCACTCACTGGAGGCGGTGCGAAGGGCCTTCCGTGTGTGGGAGCAGGCCACACCCCTGGTCTTCCAGGAGGTGCCCTACGAGGACATCCGACTGCGGCGGCAGAAGGAGGCTGACATCATGGTACTCTTTGCCTCTGGTTTCCACGGCGACAGCTCACCATTTGATGGCACGGGGGGCTTTCTGGCTCACGCCTACTTCCCTGGCCCTGGTCTGGGCGGGGATACCCATTTTGATGCAGATGAGCCCTGGACCTTCTCCAGCACTGACCTGCATG GGAACAGCCTCTTCCTGGTGGCAGTGCATGAGCTGGGCCACGCACTAGGGCTGGAGCACTCTAGCAACCCCAGTGCCATCATGGCGCCGTTCTACCAGTGGATGGACACCGACACCTTCCAGCTGCCCGAGGACGACCTCCGGGGCATCCAGCAGCTCTACG GCACCCCGGATGGCCAGCCACAGCCCACCCAGCCTCTCCCCACCGTGACTCCCCGGCGACCAGGCCGGCCAGATCAtcggccccccaggcccccccaggCACCACCCCCAGGTGGGAAGCCGGAGCGGCCCCCAAAGCcaggccccccagcccagccccgagCCACGGAACGGCCTGACCAGTATGGCCCCAACATCTGCGACGGGGACTTTGACACAGTAGCCATGCTGCGTGGGGAGATGTTCGTGTTCAAG GGCCGCTGGTTCTGGCGGGTTCGACACAACCGTGTCCTGGACAACTATCCCATGCCCATCGGGCACTTCTGGCGTGGTCTGCCCAGTGACATCAGTGCTGCCTACGAGCGCCAAGATGGGCGTTTTGTCTTCTTTAAAG GTGACCGCTACTGGCTCTTCCGAGAAGCGAACCTGGAGCCTGGCTACCCACAGCCACTGACCAGCTATGGCCTGGGCATCCCCTATGACCACATCGACACGGCCATCTGGTGGGAACCCACAGGTCACACCTTCTTCTTCCAGGAGGACAG GTACTGGCGCTTCAATGAGGAGACGCAGCGTGGAGACCCCGGCTACCCCAAGCCCATTAGTGTCTGGCAAGGGATCCCTACCTCTCCCAAAGGGGCCTTCCTGAGCAATGATGCAG cctaCACATACTTCTACAAGGGCACCAAGTACTGGAAGTTCGACAACGAGCGCCTGCGGATGGAGCCGGGCTACCCCAAATCCATCCTGCGGGACTTCATGGGCTGCCAAGAGCACGTGGAGCCGGGACCCCGATGGCCCGATGTGGCCCGTCCGCCCTTCAACCCCGACGGGGGTGCAGAGCCCGGGGCGGGCGGGGACGACGAGGAGGGCGAGGAGGGCCGCGAGGccggcgcgggcggcggggaggggacAGGCGAGGACGGGGGCAGCCGCGTGGTGGTGCAGATGGAGGACGTCCCGCGGACGGGGAGCGTGGCGCTGGTGCTGGtgccgccgctgctgctgctcctgTCTGTCCTGGGCCTCAGCTACGCCCTGGTGCGGATGCAGCGCAAGGGCGCGCCGCGCGCGCTCCTCTACTGCAAGCGCTCCCTGCAGGAGTGGGTCTGA